The proteins below come from a single Prolixibacter sp. NT017 genomic window:
- a CDS encoding tetratricopeptide repeat protein produces the protein MKFIARSFFTLGLILLVTLATYAQPVTSPTGIDETYRTALELFQTRKFSSAYHEFNKIIKQSEPSSGMFAEATYYKAVCALEMGNRNGKEELEDFIDKYPNSPQISMAHFRLANVEFANKRYRQAMRDYEKVDAYLLPRAESDEYKFKLGYCYLDNGENEKAKTYFYDLKNKRGKFSRAAAYYWAHINYLEGNYETALLEFQKLKDDPQYSGIVPFYTAQIYFMQKKYDEVIKMAPPLLKAASPERKIDISKIIGDSWFQKDQYSKALPYLNDYMKNTEKPTTDDYYIIGMCQYETGDYKQAIANIERATRDKDAVAQNAYYHLAGAYLKDGQKQKAMMAFSNASEMSFDPKIKEDALFQYAKITYELDYSPFNEAIKAFDKYITLYPNSERNDVAYDYLVKVFMTTRNYKDALASLDKIKVKSPAIKKAYQRVAYYRALEFFRDTKLKQAIELFNKSLQYSQYNDELKALSYYWKGEAEYRLNDKEAAILDYRRFQTTAGSYRMKKEYALSNYNIGYAYFDQEKYGQAASWFRKFLTFPHDKDPKQVADAYNRLGDCAYVQRNFQDAIAQYQKAYHMNTYDADYALFQTAFCYGLLHKQQQKINDLNKLQVQFPDSRYRDDAIFETGRAWERAHNDDNAKKSFKNLLVNYPNSPYQPKALLQLGLISFNENDYNNSLSYYKQVVEKYANTPEAKAALTGIRNNYVEMNQVEDYFTYAQSLGKTATPSQSEQDSLLYTSAENLYMKQSPKAMDALTSYLSRFPDGAFAINAHFYRGELYYNQQNLQQAAVDYDYVLSRGDNIFSEPALLKASEIAYREKDYNKALALYTRLEKQSNNSKDNLTALTGILRSNYELKNYQAVTEAGWQIRNTEKVPEEISREAEYKAAKTYLTLNEPTKAYTLFRKLSKDTKTAEGAEAKYQVCKYYYDHNQLKAAENEVMSFIDKNTPHQYWLAKSFILLAHVYEKEGDLFQATHTLQSIIDNYGEPDDGIIKESELYLKDLEAKQKAQSAAQSQQDSVATSSTDSIRSNQ, from the coding sequence ATGAAATTCATAGCTAGATCGTTTTTTACGCTTGGATTGATACTGCTTGTTACCTTGGCAACTTATGCGCAACCGGTAACCAGTCCAACCGGTATTGACGAAACTTACCGTACAGCACTGGAGCTTTTCCAGACACGAAAATTCAGCTCGGCTTACCACGAGTTCAATAAAATCATCAAACAGAGCGAGCCTTCGTCAGGGATGTTTGCCGAAGCGACCTACTACAAAGCTGTTTGTGCTTTGGAAATGGGAAACAGGAATGGGAAAGAAGAGTTGGAAGACTTCATTGACAAGTATCCCAATTCGCCACAAATTTCCATGGCGCATTTTCGACTGGCCAATGTGGAGTTTGCCAACAAGCGCTACCGGCAAGCCATGCGCGACTATGAAAAGGTGGACGCATACCTGTTGCCCAGAGCAGAAAGCGACGAATATAAATTCAAATTGGGGTATTGTTACCTGGACAACGGAGAGAACGAAAAGGCCAAAACCTATTTCTACGATTTGAAAAACAAACGGGGCAAGTTTTCCCGTGCAGCCGCATATTACTGGGCGCACATCAACTACCTTGAAGGAAACTACGAAACGGCGCTGTTAGAATTCCAGAAACTGAAGGACGATCCGCAGTACTCGGGAATTGTACCTTTCTATACGGCACAAATCTATTTCATGCAAAAGAAATATGACGAGGTGATCAAAATGGCTCCGCCATTATTGAAAGCTGCATCGCCCGAACGAAAAATCGATATCTCCAAAATCATCGGAGACTCCTGGTTTCAAAAGGACCAATACAGCAAAGCTCTTCCGTATTTGAATGATTACATGAAGAACACGGAAAAACCGACCACGGATGATTATTACATCATCGGGATGTGTCAATACGAGACCGGCGATTACAAACAAGCCATCGCCAATATCGAACGGGCCACACGCGATAAAGATGCTGTAGCACAAAATGCCTATTATCATTTGGCAGGAGCCTACCTGAAAGATGGTCAGAAGCAAAAAGCGATGATGGCGTTCTCCAATGCATCGGAAATGAGTTTCGACCCGAAAATCAAGGAAGATGCTTTGTTCCAGTATGCCAAAATCACTTACGAGCTGGATTATTCCCCCTTTAACGAAGCCATCAAGGCATTCGACAAATACATCACACTGTATCCCAATTCGGAGCGAAACGATGTAGCTTATGACTATCTCGTGAAGGTTTTCATGACGACCCGTAACTACAAGGATGCGCTGGCGTCGCTGGATAAAATCAAAGTGAAAAGTCCGGCCATTAAAAAAGCATATCAGCGGGTAGCCTACTATCGTGCACTGGAATTTTTCCGCGATACGAAGCTAAAGCAGGCTATTGAATTATTCAATAAGTCACTACAGTATAGCCAATACAACGACGAATTGAAAGCGCTGTCTTATTACTGGAAAGGGGAAGCGGAATATCGCCTGAACGATAAGGAAGCCGCAATACTCGATTACCGCCGCTTCCAGACAACAGCCGGTTCATACCGAATGAAGAAGGAATATGCACTTTCGAACTACAATATCGGTTATGCCTATTTCGATCAGGAAAAATATGGTCAGGCTGCCAGTTGGTTCCGGAAATTCCTCACCTTCCCGCACGACAAAGATCCGAAGCAGGTAGCCGATGCATACAACCGGTTAGGCGATTGTGCTTATGTACAGCGCAATTTCCAGGATGCGATTGCTCAGTATCAGAAGGCGTACCACATGAACACCTACGATGCAGACTATGCACTGTTTCAAACGGCTTTCTGCTATGGTCTTCTGCATAAGCAACAGCAAAAAATCAACGACCTGAATAAGTTGCAGGTTCAGTTCCCCGATTCGCGCTATCGCGATGATGCCATTTTCGAAACCGGTCGTGCCTGGGAACGGGCCCATAACGATGACAACGCGAAGAAGAGCTTCAAGAATTTGCTGGTCAATTACCCAAACAGCCCATATCAGCCGAAAGCGCTGCTACAATTGGGACTTATCAGTTTCAACGAAAACGATTACAACAACTCTCTTTCCTACTACAAACAGGTAGTTGAGAAATACGCGAATACCCCGGAAGCCAAAGCTGCATTAACCGGAATCCGGAACAATTATGTGGAGATGAACCAGGTGGAAGATTACTTCACATATGCTCAAAGTTTGGGAAAAACAGCTACTCCTTCTCAATCGGAACAGGATTCGTTGCTGTACACTTCGGCTGAAAATCTCTACATGAAGCAAAGTCCCAAAGCAATGGATGCGCTGACCAGTTATCTCAGTCGCTTCCCCGACGGAGCGTTTGCCATCAATGCACATTTTTACCGCGGAGAGCTGTACTACAATCAACAAAACCTTCAGCAGGCTGCTGTCGATTATGATTATGTGCTGAGTCGTGGTGATAACATTTTCTCTGAGCCGGCATTGTTGAAAGCATCTGAGATCGCCTACCGGGAAAAAGACTACAACAAGGCGCTTGCGCTATACACGCGCCTCGAAAAACAGTCGAACAATTCGAAAGATAATCTGACTGCCCTCACGGGAATACTGCGCAGCAATTACGAACTGAAAAATTATCAGGCGGTAACCGAAGCAGGCTGGCAAATCCGGAATACGGAAAAAGTACCGGAAGAAATTTCGCGTGAAGCGGAATACAAAGCAGCCAAGACTTATCTGACACTCAACGAGCCAACTAAAGCGTATACGCTATTCCGCAAGTTATCGAAGGATACCAAAACGGCCGAAGGTGCCGAGGCGAAATACCAGGTGTGTAAGTACTATTACGACCACAACCAATTGAAAGCAGCCGAGAATGAGGTGATGAGTTTCATCGATAAGAATACGCCACACCAATATTGGCTGGCCAAAAGCTTCATTCTGCTGGCTCATGTTTATGAAAAAGAGGGTGACCTGTTCCAGGCAACACATACGCTCCAGAGTATCATCGATAATTACGGAGAGCCCGACGATGGAATCATCAAGGAGTCGGAACTTTATCTGAAAGATTTGGAAGCAAAACAGAAAGCACAATCCGCGGCACAAAGTCAGCAGGATTCTGTCGCAACTTCCTCTACTGATTCCATTCGTTCCAACCAATAA
- a CDS encoding cell division ATP-binding protein FtsE → MEAIIELKGADIYQRENLILKDVSLQVEKGEFLYIIGKVGSGKSSLLKTFYVELPLIEGEGEVAGYKLQAIKRKHIPLLRRKLGIVFQDFQLLIDRSVYKNLEFVLKATGWKQERAIRDRIREVLEIVDMPHSGSKMPHQLSGGEQQRIVIARALLNNPEIILADEPTGNLDPETSESLLNVLRAINKEGKTVVIATHDYPLIRKFPARKVACENGGVREVGEEEEIIDFESLLNDELS, encoded by the coding sequence GTGGAAGCAATCATTGAACTAAAAGGTGCAGATATTTATCAACGAGAGAATCTGATTCTGAAAGACGTTAGTCTTCAGGTAGAAAAGGGCGAATTCCTGTACATTATCGGGAAAGTGGGAAGTGGTAAATCCAGCCTTCTGAAAACCTTCTATGTCGAATTGCCCCTGATTGAAGGCGAAGGAGAAGTGGCTGGTTACAAGCTGCAAGCCATCAAACGGAAGCATATTCCGCTACTGCGAAGGAAATTAGGAATCGTTTTTCAGGATTTCCAATTGCTGATCGATCGGAGTGTTTATAAGAATCTGGAATTTGTATTGAAGGCAACCGGTTGGAAACAGGAGCGCGCTATCAGAGACCGCATTCGCGAAGTGCTCGAGATTGTCGACATGCCGCATTCGGGCTCGAAGATGCCGCACCAGTTGTCGGGAGGTGAGCAGCAACGTATTGTCATTGCGCGGGCTTTGCTGAATAATCCGGAGATTATTCTGGCCGATGAGCCTACCGGAAACCTGGATCCGGAAACGTCGGAGTCGCTTCTGAATGTTTTAAGGGCGATTAATAAAGAGGGGAAAACCGTTGTTATCGCCACGCACGATTACCCGTTAATCCGGAAGTTTCCGGCCAGGAAAGTAGCCTGCGAGAACGGTGGTGTTCGTGAAGTAGGAGAAGAAGAGGAAATTATTGATTTTGAATCGTTACTCAACGACGAGCTGTCCTGA
- a CDS encoding glycosyltransferase family 4 protein, which translates to MRKILLAATNDLVSDHRVHKVASSLQKMGFEVTLLGRRLKKSGSLSRPYQTRRFRLLFNKGPVFYVSFNLRLFFHVLFGKYDVLVANDLDTLPGITAAASLRKLPVIYDSHELFTEVPEVIKRPLVKRMWQRLEKLSLSHVHSAYTVSESISECLSSVYRREFTVIRNMPRFSPVTFIPGDRQMDFGDQQIILYQGALNMGRGLEMMIQAMKYIPKSILLLAGDGDKKDELQELVIREDLGGKVVFLGRLSLSELHFLTPQADLGISLEEDLGLSYHFALPNKLFDYIHAGIPVLVSDLPEMRSLVENYKVGEILEERTPEAVAQQINKLFSAKEYRKIWEENASLAARELCWENEEKKLAAIYAPFLEESGQLVVE; encoded by the coding sequence GTGCGAAAAATACTACTGGCAGCAACCAATGATCTCGTAAGCGATCACCGAGTACATAAAGTTGCCTCATCGCTGCAAAAGATGGGCTTCGAAGTAACCCTTTTGGGACGGCGCTTAAAAAAAAGCGGTTCCCTGTCGAGACCCTACCAGACACGAAGGTTTCGGTTACTCTTCAACAAAGGTCCGGTATTTTATGTCTCCTTCAATTTACGGCTATTTTTCCATGTTCTTTTCGGAAAATATGACGTTTTAGTTGCGAATGATCTGGATACCCTTCCTGGAATAACAGCAGCAGCGAGCTTACGTAAGTTGCCGGTTATTTACGACAGCCACGAATTGTTTACTGAAGTTCCGGAAGTTATCAAACGCCCGTTGGTAAAAAGGATGTGGCAAAGGCTCGAGAAGCTTTCCCTCTCTCATGTGCATTCGGCGTACACCGTTAGTGAATCTATTTCGGAGTGCCTTTCTTCGGTTTACCGGAGAGAGTTTACCGTTATCCGGAATATGCCACGATTTTCGCCGGTGACTTTTATTCCGGGCGACCGACAAATGGATTTCGGCGACCAACAAATCATTCTTTACCAGGGAGCGTTGAATATGGGGCGCGGCCTGGAGATGATGATTCAGGCGATGAAATACATTCCCAAAAGCATTCTGCTGCTGGCCGGCGACGGAGATAAGAAGGATGAACTTCAGGAACTGGTCATTCGGGAAGACCTGGGAGGAAAAGTCGTTTTTCTCGGAAGATTATCCCTTTCCGAGCTCCACTTCCTGACACCACAAGCCGATTTAGGCATTTCTTTGGAAGAAGATTTGGGATTGAGCTATCACTTTGCGTTACCCAATAAGTTGTTCGATTATATTCATGCAGGAATTCCGGTGCTTGTGTCCGATTTACCGGAAATGCGAAGCTTAGTCGAGAATTACAAAGTCGGTGAAATACTGGAAGAGCGAACCCCCGAAGCTGTCGCCCAACAAATCAACAAATTGTTCTCAGCCAAAGAGTACAGAAAGATATGGGAGGAAAATGCTTCGCTGGCAGCCCGTGAACTGTGTTGGGAAAACGAGGAAAAGAAACTGGCAGCCATTTATGCGCCCTTCCTGGAGGAATCAGGACAGCTCGTCGTTGAGTAA
- the murB gene encoding UDP-N-acetylmuramate dehydrogenase has product MFILYHDYSLLTRNTFGIDVKAKSFLSFSDAQGLIKFYQSNPEYRDMEYLIVGGGSNMLFLHDVDELVLSADVSGIEILKEDKESVWVEAGAGIDWDEFVAFCVGNRWGGVENLSLIPGKVGAAPVQNIGAYGVEVGSVILEVRGVDMQTLQQKSFTREMCQFSYRNSIFKQEWKGRFVVTSVVFELNKKPEFKLDYGDVVAEAERLGNVSHSTIRRAVIAIRERKLPDPEIIGNAGSFFKNPVVEEETANALKAKYPEIPLYPAGVGKVKIAAAWLIEKAGWKGKRVGQAGVHDRQALVLVNHGGATGQEIFELSEQIRIDVENKFAIQLEREVNVI; this is encoded by the coding sequence ATGTTCATCCTCTACCACGATTATTCCTTGCTGACCAGGAACACATTTGGAATCGACGTTAAAGCTAAATCTTTTCTCTCATTTTCTGATGCTCAAGGCCTGATCAAGTTTTATCAATCGAATCCGGAATACCGTGATATGGAATATTTGATCGTGGGGGGAGGAAGTAACATGTTATTTCTGCACGACGTGGATGAGCTGGTTTTGTCAGCAGACGTTTCGGGTATTGAGATTTTGAAAGAAGATAAAGAATCGGTTTGGGTGGAAGCTGGTGCGGGCATCGATTGGGACGAGTTCGTTGCATTTTGTGTGGGCAACCGTTGGGGAGGAGTTGAAAATCTTTCGCTGATTCCGGGGAAAGTTGGAGCGGCTCCTGTCCAGAACATTGGAGCGTACGGTGTTGAAGTCGGTTCGGTCATCCTGGAGGTTCGCGGAGTGGATATGCAGACATTGCAACAAAAGAGTTTTACCCGCGAAATGTGTCAGTTTTCCTACCGGAATAGTATATTCAAACAGGAATGGAAGGGACGCTTTGTGGTCACTTCGGTGGTGTTCGAACTGAATAAAAAACCGGAATTCAAACTGGATTATGGCGATGTGGTAGCCGAAGCGGAGCGTCTGGGAAACGTGTCTCACTCGACTATTCGACGAGCGGTTATCGCTATCCGGGAACGGAAATTACCCGACCCGGAAATTATTGGAAATGCCGGTAGTTTTTTCAAGAATCCTGTGGTCGAGGAAGAAACAGCCAATGCATTAAAAGCAAAATATCCCGAAATCCCGCTATATCCGGCTGGTGTTGGAAAGGTGAAAATCGCTGCCGCCTGGTTGATTGAAAAGGCAGGCTGGAAAGGAAAACGCGTTGGCCAGGCTGGCGTGCACGACCGCCAGGCACTGGTGCTGGTCAATCATGGTGGTGCCACCGGACAGGAAATCTTCGAACTGTCGGAACAGATCCGGATCGATGTTGAAAATAAATTTGCGATTCAACTCGAACGCGAGGTGAACGTCATCTGA
- the mltG gene encoding endolytic transglycosylase MltG, whose product MGIERRNRLMVFPKVGKWVIILVAIGFIVVGIRAFQLYGYIFENNVKHSGFVYIPDGATYDQVIDSLKAGDFLANYKSIKWVANKKKYPDLIKPGAYKLEKGWSNNKLVDVLRSGAQTPIKVTFNNIRFRKDLAGRLAHYMEADSTAFLKMLTDTAEAKKYGFTYAAFPAMFIPNTYELYWTTTPAEFVDRMHQEYDRFWTDERKKKAEAAGMTPVQATTLASIVQEETVKPDEMHKIAGVYINRLKRGWRLQADPTVKFAVGDFSIKRVLNQHLEIDSPYNTYKYKGLPPGPINFPNPKSIEAVLNYEKSKYLYFCAKEDFSGYHNFSRTLREHNRNAARYQRALNKNRIFK is encoded by the coding sequence ATGGGAATTGAGCGCAGAAACAGGCTAATGGTTTTCCCAAAAGTGGGAAAATGGGTCATTATATTGGTAGCCATCGGTTTTATTGTGGTTGGCATTCGTGCTTTCCAGTTGTATGGATACATTTTCGAGAATAATGTAAAACACTCGGGTTTTGTATACATTCCCGATGGTGCAACTTATGACCAGGTGATCGATTCGCTGAAGGCGGGTGATTTCTTGGCCAACTACAAATCCATCAAATGGGTAGCCAACAAGAAAAAGTATCCGGATTTAATCAAACCCGGTGCCTACAAACTGGAAAAAGGTTGGAGCAACAACAAACTGGTTGACGTGTTACGCTCAGGAGCTCAAACGCCTATCAAAGTGACATTCAACAATATCCGTTTCCGGAAAGATTTGGCGGGCCGACTGGCTCACTACATGGAAGCAGATTCGACTGCTTTTTTAAAAATGCTAACCGACACCGCCGAAGCAAAGAAATACGGCTTTACTTACGCTGCTTTCCCGGCCATGTTTATTCCCAATACCTACGAATTGTACTGGACAACAACACCCGCGGAATTTGTGGATCGCATGCATCAGGAATATGATCGTTTTTGGACAGACGAGCGGAAAAAGAAAGCTGAAGCGGCAGGAATGACTCCTGTTCAGGCAACAACGCTGGCGTCAATCGTCCAGGAAGAAACCGTGAAACCGGATGAGATGCATAAAATTGCCGGTGTTTACATCAACCGGTTGAAACGTGGCTGGCGGTTGCAGGCCGATCCAACTGTAAAATTTGCTGTTGGTGATTTTAGCATCAAACGCGTTCTCAATCAACACCTCGAAATTGATTCGCCTTACAATACATACAAATACAAAGGATTACCTCCCGGCCCCATCAATTTCCCGAATCCGAAAAGCATTGAGGCGGTACTGAACTACGAGAAAAGTAAATATCTCTATTTCTGTGCGAAGGAAGATTTTTCGGGGTACCACAATTTCTCAAGAACCTTGCGGGAACACAACCGGAATGCGGCCCGTTACCAACGGGCATTGAACAAAAACCGCATTTTTAAATAA
- a CDS encoding FprA family A-type flavoprotein produces the protein MEDNFMHQVKLADEIFYVGVNDRKTHLFENYWPLPHGMAYNSYLIVDEKVALMDTVERAFIDEYLSNIKNILGDRKVDYLVINHMEPDHSGAIRSIVAEYPDITLVGNKKTFPMLENFYQIKENTLEVGDGDELPLGKNTLEFYTIPMVHWPETMVSFEKTNGVLFSADAFGTFGTLDGGIFDDELNLSFYEEEMMRYFTNIVGKYSPHTQRAMKKLSGLDIKMIAALHGPIWRSHTDFVLSRYDKWSRYETEEGVVIVYGSMYGNTEKMADVIARQLAERGVKNIRVYDASKTHQSYIISDIFKYKGFIVGSAAYNNEMFPSVEALVSKIEHMGIKEHLLGVFGSFSWNGGGVKNLMKFAENIKWDLVYDPVEEKGALKADKFQMCIELANAMADKLKE, from the coding sequence TTGGAGGACAATTTTATGCATCAGGTAAAACTTGCAGATGAAATTTTTTATGTAGGAGTAAACGACCGAAAAACCCATCTTTTTGAGAATTACTGGCCGCTGCCACACGGAATGGCTTACAACTCGTATTTAATTGTTGATGAGAAAGTAGCCTTGATGGACACGGTGGAGCGTGCGTTTATCGACGAGTATCTTTCGAATATTAAAAATATACTGGGCGACCGGAAGGTTGATTATTTGGTGATTAACCACATGGAGCCCGATCATTCCGGCGCGATTCGCAGCATCGTGGCCGAATATCCGGACATTACCCTTGTCGGGAACAAGAAGACCTTCCCGATGCTGGAAAACTTTTACCAGATTAAGGAAAACACGCTGGAAGTTGGCGATGGTGATGAACTTCCGTTAGGAAAAAATACACTCGAGTTTTACACTATCCCGATGGTACACTGGCCCGAAACGATGGTTAGTTTCGAAAAGACAAACGGTGTTCTTTTCTCGGCTGATGCTTTCGGAACCTTTGGTACGTTGGACGGCGGTATTTTCGATGACGAACTGAATCTTAGTTTTTACGAAGAGGAGATGATGCGCTACTTTACCAACATTGTTGGAAAGTATAGTCCGCATACGCAACGTGCCATGAAAAAGCTGAGTGGCCTGGACATTAAAATGATTGCCGCCCTGCACGGTCCGATTTGGCGTTCACACACTGATTTTGTGCTTTCGCGATACGATAAGTGGAGCCGCTACGAAACCGAGGAAGGTGTAGTGATTGTGTACGGAAGTATGTACGGAAATACCGAGAAAATGGCGGATGTGATTGCCCGGCAACTGGCCGAACGCGGTGTGAAAAACATTCGTGTTTATGATGCTTCCAAAACGCACCAGTCTTACATTATCAGCGATATTTTCAAATACAAAGGATTCATCGTTGGTAGCGCTGCCTACAACAACGAGATGTTTCCGTCAGTGGAGGCGCTGGTTTCCAAAATTGAGCACATGGGCATCAAAGAGCACCTGCTGGGTGTTTTTGGTTCCTTTTCGTGGAATGGCGGCGGCGTGAAAAACCTCATGAAATTTGCTGAGAACATCAAGTGGGATTTGGTTTACGATCCGGTGGAAGAGAAAGGCGCGTTGAAAGCTGATAAATTCCAGATGTGCATCGAGCTGGCCAATGCCATGGCTGACAAGTTGAAAGAATAA
- a CDS encoding UxaA family hydrolase, with product MNERSGAIPALAKREMEKFIRISPKDNVVVCLNPLTAGEQLDIDGQLITALQEIPAGHKIAIRKIEPNEWILKYGEPIGHATTAIEAGEHIHSHNLKTNLSGNLEYQYHPNFRKVAESDASRTFKGYLRKNGKAGIRNELWIIPTVGCVNGQAQQILDIFKSEVQPDDIDAVQVFKHNYGCSQLGDDHANTRKVLGNMAKHPNAGGVLVLSLGCENLQMEDFRDSLGDFDEERVRFLKAQAVEDEIEEGVKILKELYEIIRHDQREEVPVSELNIGLKCGGSDGFSGITANPLLGAFSDFLTASGGTTILTEVPEMFGAEKQLMERTESEAIFDKTVSLINDFKDYFTSHNQPVYENPSPGNKAGGITTLEEKSLGCTQKGGNATIVDVLKYGEPLSKKGLNLLSAPGNDLVATSALGFSGCQMVLFTTGRGTPFGSFIPTMKISTNTPIYEKKKHWIDFNAGELVNGKPMDELLEDFVQYIINVASGEKLNHEKSGFREMAIFKSGVTL from the coding sequence ATGAATGAAAGGTCGGGAGCAATTCCGGCTTTAGCCAAAAGAGAGATGGAAAAATTTATTCGCATATCGCCCAAAGACAATGTTGTTGTTTGCCTGAATCCGTTGACCGCCGGTGAGCAACTGGACATTGACGGCCAGCTGATAACTGCTTTGCAGGAAATTCCGGCTGGTCACAAAATCGCTATCCGGAAAATTGAACCCAACGAATGGATTCTGAAGTATGGCGAACCCATTGGCCATGCCACGACTGCGATTGAAGCCGGCGAACATATTCACTCGCACAACCTGAAAACCAATCTTTCGGGAAACCTGGAATATCAGTACCATCCCAACTTCAGGAAAGTTGCTGAAAGTGATGCGTCCCGCACGTTTAAAGGCTACCTGCGGAAAAACGGAAAAGCCGGTATCCGGAATGAACTCTGGATCATCCCGACGGTTGGCTGTGTGAACGGGCAGGCTCAGCAGATTCTGGACATCTTCAAATCGGAAGTACAGCCGGATGATATCGATGCGGTTCAGGTTTTCAAGCACAACTACGGTTGCTCGCAGTTGGGCGATGATCATGCCAATACAAGGAAAGTATTGGGGAATATGGCCAAACACCCGAATGCCGGTGGTGTACTGGTTCTCAGCCTGGGTTGTGAAAATTTGCAAATGGAAGATTTCCGCGACTCGCTGGGCGATTTCGATGAAGAGCGTGTTCGTTTCCTGAAAGCACAGGCGGTCGAGGATGAAATCGAAGAAGGGGTAAAAATACTGAAGGAGCTCTATGAAATCATCCGTCATGATCAACGAGAAGAAGTTCCCGTTTCTGAACTAAACATCGGCCTGAAATGCGGCGGCTCCGATGGTTTTTCCGGCATCACCGCGAATCCGTTGTTGGGCGCTTTCTCCGATTTCCTGACCGCTTCCGGCGGAACTACTATTCTCACGGAAGTACCGGAAATGTTTGGTGCTGAGAAGCAACTCATGGAACGCACTGAAAGCGAGGCCATCTTCGATAAAACCGTCAGTTTAATCAACGATTTCAAAGATTACTTCACATCGCATAATCAGCCTGTTTATGAAAATCCTTCTCCCGGGAATAAAGCCGGCGGGATTACAACACTGGAAGAAAAATCGCTGGGGTGTACCCAAAAAGGTGGGAATGCAACCATTGTAGACGTGTTGAAATACGGCGAACCGTTGAGCAAGAAAGGCCTCAACCTGTTATCCGCGCCTGGGAACGATTTGGTAGCAACGTCGGCACTCGGTTTCAGCGGATGCCAGATGGTGTTGTTTACCACCGGACGCGGAACTCCTTTCGGGAGTTTCATTCCGACCATGAAAATCTCGACCAACACACCCATTTACGAGAAAAAGAAGCATTGGATCGACTTCAATGCAGGTGAGCTGGTCAACGGGAAACCAATGGACGAACTCCTGGAAGATTTTGTACAATATATCATCAACGTGGCCAGCGGCGAGAAGCTAAATCATGAAAAAAGCGGTTTCCGCGAAATGGCCATATTCAAATCAGGCGTAACATTGTAA